One region of Corvus cornix cornix isolate S_Up_H32 chromosome 14, ASM73873v5, whole genome shotgun sequence genomic DNA includes:
- the LOC104684991 gene encoding delphilin isoform X7: MGKDRSFSRHFRIFIPKKHRQRFDEVVSQSLISKLCRSKSEHSNRLRRSRSEDHQERLLVSTRASSVPRSHEELSKSLRKTTSLVTSNVASGAARRTVRVYKGNRSFGFTLRGHAPVWIESVLPGSPAEKAALKAGDRILFLNGLDMRNCSHDKVVSMLQGSGAMPTLVVEEGIVNFSNDSDSAESPSSSSALTSLQWVAEILPSSIKIQGRTFTQQLEHLLTPPERFTVCKALEGFFQHRNIDTLIVDVYPVLDTPAKQVLWQFIYQLLTYEEQEHCQQKIDRFLGYKALAAEAEAEDRYRSSVRGASLCRGSLRTPRPEEGAAGSDTVEVPVRLIPGERQAGDGTSLPETPNPKMMSAVYAELENRLIGSFAGKMGNAALHRTSPPAPELPHAAGGRKPGPGLAWPSEPLASQQCYYRLHSSVASPCSTESNPYVSLDSSPAPSPKHREYSPLARRKKLFTFSRPPRSRDTDRFLDALSEQLGHRVTIVDDFLTPENDYEEMSFQDDQGSYVTNDVSSSEYISSSDEGSSLTYSTLSDHIPPPPLSPPPPPPPLQFHDPQTGPTKAEATKGSAAPAPKSLVSHLHPIPPPPPPPPPPPVPCAPPLHRGLLHRRSESNHMSVKRLRWEQVENSEGTIWGQLGEDSDYDKLSDMVKYLDLELHFGTQKPTKPTLMPENFKKKDVVEILSHKKAYNTSILIAHLKLSHIELRQILMTMETDRLEPSHIKQLLLYAPDGEEVQRFQSYKENPGKLSEPDQFVLQMLSVPEYKIRLRSLHFKTTLQEKTEEIKASYECICKASLELKSSKKLAKILEFVLAMGNYLNNGQPKTSKTTGFKINFLTELNTTKTVDGKSTFLHILAKSLSQHFPELLGFAKDLPTVPLAAKVNQRTLTADLKDLHTTVSDIQKACHTMPATAEDRFAIVMTSFLESAQPAMRSLDDLQHKAMEEFSKVLSFFGEDSKMTTSEAFFGIFAEFMSKFERALSDVQVGESQRSPRMTSPLAW; this comes from the exons ATGGGAAAGGACCGGAGTTTCTCTCGGCATTTTCG GATTTTCATCCCCAAGAAGCACCGGCAGCGCTTTGACGAGGTGGTGTCGCAGAGCCTCATCAGCAAACTCTGCCGCTCCAAGAGCGAGCACAGCAACCGCCTGCGCCGCAGCCGCAGCGAGGACCACCAGGAGCGGCTGCTGGTGTCCACCCGCGCCAGCTCCGTGCCCCGCAGCCACGAGGAGCTCAGCAAGAGCCTGCGGAAAACCACCTCGCTGGTCACCAGCAATGTGGCCTCGGGGGCTGCCCGCAG AACAGTGCGAGTCTATAAAGGCAACAGGAGCTTTGGCTTCACGCTCCGTGGCCATGCGCCAGTGTGGATCGAGTCTGTCCTGCCAG GGAGCCCGGCGGAGAAGGCTGCTCTCAAAGCTGGAGACAGGATCCTGTTCCTCAATGGCCTGGACATGAG GAACTGCTCCCATGACAAGGTGGTGTCGATGCTGCAGGGCAGCGGGGCCATGCCCACCTTGGTGGTGGAAGAGGGCATCGTCAACTTCTCCAATG acTCTGACTCTGCTGAGTCCCCgagcagctcctcagccctCACCTCCCTGCAGTGGGTTGCAGAGATTCTCCCCTCTAGCATCAAGATCCAAGGAAGGACGTTCACgcagcagctggagcacctGCTGACCCCACCCGAGCGTTTCACCGTCTGCAAGGCACTGGAGGGCTTCTTCCAACATCG GAACATTGACACTCTCATTGTGGATGTGTACCCGGTGCTGGACACACCGGCCAAGCAAGTCCTCTGGCAGTTTATCTACCAGCTGCTGACCTACGAGGAGCAGGAGCACTGCCAGCAAAAGATTGACAGGTTTCTGGGGTACAAGGCCTTGGCAG ctgaggcagaGGCCGAGGATCGGTACCGCAGTTCCGTCCGAGGGGCCTCCCTGTGCCGGGGCAGCCTCCGGACCCCCCGCCCTGAGGAGGGGGCAGCAG GCAGTGACACTGTGGAGGTCCCCGTTCGCCTGATCCCTGGAGAAAGACAGGCTGGTGATGGCACATCCCTTCCGGAGACACCCAACCCCAAAATG ATGTCGGCTGTCTACGCAGAGCTGGAGAACCGCCTGATCGGCAGCTTTGCTGGCAAGATGGGAAatgctgccctgcacaggacatcacccccagccccagagctgccacaCGCTGCAG GTGGCCGTAagccagggccagggctggcGTGGCCGAGCGAGCCGCTGGCATCCCAGCAGTGCTACTACCGCCTGCACAGCAGCGTGGCCTCCCCGTGCAGCACCGAGTCCAACCCCTACGTCAGCCTGGACAGCAGCCCGGCCCCGTCGCCCAAGCACCGCGAGTACTCGCCCCTGGCGCGACGGAAGAAGCTCTTCACCTTCTCCAGGCCCCCGCGCAGCCGCGACACCGATCGGTTCCTGGACGCCCTCAGCGAGCAGCTGGGACACCGGGTCACCATCGTGGATGATTTCCTCACCCCTGAGAATGACTACGAGGAG ATGAGTTTCCAGGATGACCAGGGCAGCTACGTCACCAACGATGTCAGCAGCAGCGAGTACATCAGCAGCAGTGACGAGGGCAGCTCCCTGACCTACTCCACGCTCTCAGACCACATCCCCCCTCCTCCGCTcagccccccacccccaccGCCCCCCCTGCAGTTCCACGACCCCCAGACCGGCCCCACCAAGGCAGAGGCCACAAAGGGCAGCGCGGCGCCGGCCCCCAAGTCCCTGGTCAGTCACCTGCACCCCatcccgcccccgccgccgccgcccccgccgcccccggtGCCCTGCGCTCCCCCCCTGCACCGGGGGCTGCTGCACCGCAGGAGCGAGTCCAACCACATGAGCGTCAAGAGGCTGCGCTGGGAGCAGGTGGAGAACTCGGAGGGGACCATCTGGGGGCAG CTCGGGGAAGACTCAGATTACGACAAGCTGAGTGATATGGTCAAATACCTCGACCTGGAGCTGCACTTTGGGACTCAGAAGCCCACGA AGCCAACTCTCATGcctgaaaactttaaaaagaaagacgTGGTTGAAATTTTGTCCCACAAAAAGGCCTACAACACAT CCATCCTGATTGCCCACCTGAAGCTGTCGCACATAGAGCTGCGCCAGATCCTGATGACGATGGAGACGGACCGCCTGGAGCCGTCCCACAtcaagcagctcctgctctaTGCCCCGGATGGGGAGGAGGTGCAGCGCTTCCAGAGCTACAAGGAGAACCCCGGCAAGCTGAGCGAGCCCGACCAGTTCGTGCTGCAG ATGCTGTCGGTACCCGAGTACAAGATCCGCCTGCGCAGTCTGCACTTCAAGACCACCCTGCAGGAGAAGACCGAGGAGATCAAAGCCAGCTATGAGTGCATTTGCAAGGCCTCCCTagagctgaaaagcagcaagaagctGGCAAAGATCCTGGAG TTTGTGCTGGCCATGGGAAACTACCTGAACAACGGGCAGCCCAAGACCAGCAAAACAACGGGCTTTAAAATCAACTTCCTCACCGAG CTGAACACGACCAAGACTGTCGATGGGAAATCCACCTTCCTGCACATTCTTGCCAAATCCCTCAGCCAACActtcccagagctcctgggctTTGCCAAGGATCTTCCGACAGTGCCGCTCGCTGCCAAAG TGAACCAGAGGACACTGACAGCTGACCTGAAGGACCTGCACACCACGGTGAGTGACATCCAGAAGGCCTGTCACACCATGCCAGCCACCGCCGAGGACAGGTTTGCGATTGTCATGACC TCCTTCCTGGAGAGTGCCCAGCCTGCCATGCGCTCCCTGGACGACCTGCAGCACAAGGCCATGGAGGAGTTCAGTAAGGTGTTGTCCTTCTTTGGGGAAGACTCAAAAATGACAACTTCTGAAGCCTTCTTTGGCATTTTTGCAGAATTCATGAGCAAGTTTGAG CGGGCTCTCAGTGACGTGCAGGTGGGCGAGAGCCAGCGCAGCCCCAGGATGACCTCCCCCCTCGCCTGGTGA
- the LOC104684991 gene encoding delphilin isoform X4, whose protein sequence is MGKDRSFSRHFRIFIPKKHRQRFDEVVSQSLISKLCRSKSEHSNRLRRSRSEDHQERLLVSTRASSVPRSHEELSKSLRKTTSLVTSNVASGAARRTVRVYKGNRSFGFTLRGHAPVWIESVLPGSPAEKAALKAGDRILFLNGLDMRNCSHDKVVSMLQGSGAMPTLVVEEGIVNFSNDSDSAESPSSSSALTSLQWVAEILPSSIKIQGRTFTQQLEHLLTPPERFTVCKALEGFFQHRNIDTLIVDVYPVLDTPAKQVLWQFIYQLLTYEEQEHCQQKIDRFLGYKALAAEAEAEDRYRSSVRGASLCRGSLRTPRPEEGAAGSDTVEVPVRLIPGERQAGDGTSLPETPNPKMMSAVYAELENRLIGSFAGKMGNAALHRTSPPAPELPHAAGGRKPGPGLAWPSEPLASQQCYYRLHSSVASPCSTESNPYVSLDSSPAPSPKHREYSPLARRKKLFTFSRPPRSRDTDRFLDALSEQLGHRVTIVDDFLTPENDYEEMSFQDDQGSYVTNDVSSSEYISSSDEGSSLTYSTLSDHIPPPPLSPPPPPPPLQFHDPQTGPTKAEATKGSAAPAPKSLVSHLHPIPPPPPPPPPPPVPCAPPLHRGLLHRRSESNHMSVKRLRWEQVENSEGTIWGQLGEDSDYDKLSDMVKYLDLELHFGTQKPTISLPEPTLMPENFKKKDVVEILSHKKAYNTSILIAHLKLSHIELRQILMTMETDRLEPSHIKQLLLYAPDGEEVQRFQSYKENPGKLSEPDQFVLQMLSVPEYKIRLRSLHFKTTLQEKTEEIKASYECICKASLELKSSKKLAKILEFVLAMGNYLNNGQPKTSKTTGFKINFLTELNTTKTVDGKSTFLHILAKSLSQHFPELLGFAKDLPTVPLAAKVNQRTLTADLKDLHTTVSDIQKACHTMPATAEDRFAIVMTSFLESAQPAMRSLDDLQHKAMEEFSKVLSFFGEDSKMTTSEAFFGIFAEFMSKFERALSDVQVGESQRSPRMTSPLAW, encoded by the exons ATGGGAAAGGACCGGAGTTTCTCTCGGCATTTTCG GATTTTCATCCCCAAGAAGCACCGGCAGCGCTTTGACGAGGTGGTGTCGCAGAGCCTCATCAGCAAACTCTGCCGCTCCAAGAGCGAGCACAGCAACCGCCTGCGCCGCAGCCGCAGCGAGGACCACCAGGAGCGGCTGCTGGTGTCCACCCGCGCCAGCTCCGTGCCCCGCAGCCACGAGGAGCTCAGCAAGAGCCTGCGGAAAACCACCTCGCTGGTCACCAGCAATGTGGCCTCGGGGGCTGCCCGCAG AACAGTGCGAGTCTATAAAGGCAACAGGAGCTTTGGCTTCACGCTCCGTGGCCATGCGCCAGTGTGGATCGAGTCTGTCCTGCCAG GGAGCCCGGCGGAGAAGGCTGCTCTCAAAGCTGGAGACAGGATCCTGTTCCTCAATGGCCTGGACATGAG GAACTGCTCCCATGACAAGGTGGTGTCGATGCTGCAGGGCAGCGGGGCCATGCCCACCTTGGTGGTGGAAGAGGGCATCGTCAACTTCTCCAATG acTCTGACTCTGCTGAGTCCCCgagcagctcctcagccctCACCTCCCTGCAGTGGGTTGCAGAGATTCTCCCCTCTAGCATCAAGATCCAAGGAAGGACGTTCACgcagcagctggagcacctGCTGACCCCACCCGAGCGTTTCACCGTCTGCAAGGCACTGGAGGGCTTCTTCCAACATCG GAACATTGACACTCTCATTGTGGATGTGTACCCGGTGCTGGACACACCGGCCAAGCAAGTCCTCTGGCAGTTTATCTACCAGCTGCTGACCTACGAGGAGCAGGAGCACTGCCAGCAAAAGATTGACAGGTTTCTGGGGTACAAGGCCTTGGCAG ctgaggcagaGGCCGAGGATCGGTACCGCAGTTCCGTCCGAGGGGCCTCCCTGTGCCGGGGCAGCCTCCGGACCCCCCGCCCTGAGGAGGGGGCAGCAG GCAGTGACACTGTGGAGGTCCCCGTTCGCCTGATCCCTGGAGAAAGACAGGCTGGTGATGGCACATCCCTTCCGGAGACACCCAACCCCAAAATG ATGTCGGCTGTCTACGCAGAGCTGGAGAACCGCCTGATCGGCAGCTTTGCTGGCAAGATGGGAAatgctgccctgcacaggacatcacccccagccccagagctgccacaCGCTGCAG GTGGCCGTAagccagggccagggctggcGTGGCCGAGCGAGCCGCTGGCATCCCAGCAGTGCTACTACCGCCTGCACAGCAGCGTGGCCTCCCCGTGCAGCACCGAGTCCAACCCCTACGTCAGCCTGGACAGCAGCCCGGCCCCGTCGCCCAAGCACCGCGAGTACTCGCCCCTGGCGCGACGGAAGAAGCTCTTCACCTTCTCCAGGCCCCCGCGCAGCCGCGACACCGATCGGTTCCTGGACGCCCTCAGCGAGCAGCTGGGACACCGGGTCACCATCGTGGATGATTTCCTCACCCCTGAGAATGACTACGAGGAG ATGAGTTTCCAGGATGACCAGGGCAGCTACGTCACCAACGATGTCAGCAGCAGCGAGTACATCAGCAGCAGTGACGAGGGCAGCTCCCTGACCTACTCCACGCTCTCAGACCACATCCCCCCTCCTCCGCTcagccccccacccccaccGCCCCCCCTGCAGTTCCACGACCCCCAGACCGGCCCCACCAAGGCAGAGGCCACAAAGGGCAGCGCGGCGCCGGCCCCCAAGTCCCTGGTCAGTCACCTGCACCCCatcccgcccccgccgccgccgcccccgccgcccccggtGCCCTGCGCTCCCCCCCTGCACCGGGGGCTGCTGCACCGCAGGAGCGAGTCCAACCACATGAGCGTCAAGAGGCTGCGCTGGGAGCAGGTGGAGAACTCGGAGGGGACCATCTGGGGGCAG CTCGGGGAAGACTCAGATTACGACAAGCTGAGTGATATGGTCAAATACCTCGACCTGGAGCTGCACTTTGGGACTCAGAAGCCCACGA tttctcttccagAGCCAACTCTCATGcctgaaaactttaaaaagaaagacgTGGTTGAAATTTTGTCCCACAAAAAGGCCTACAACACAT CCATCCTGATTGCCCACCTGAAGCTGTCGCACATAGAGCTGCGCCAGATCCTGATGACGATGGAGACGGACCGCCTGGAGCCGTCCCACAtcaagcagctcctgctctaTGCCCCGGATGGGGAGGAGGTGCAGCGCTTCCAGAGCTACAAGGAGAACCCCGGCAAGCTGAGCGAGCCCGACCAGTTCGTGCTGCAG ATGCTGTCGGTACCCGAGTACAAGATCCGCCTGCGCAGTCTGCACTTCAAGACCACCCTGCAGGAGAAGACCGAGGAGATCAAAGCCAGCTATGAGTGCATTTGCAAGGCCTCCCTagagctgaaaagcagcaagaagctGGCAAAGATCCTGGAG TTTGTGCTGGCCATGGGAAACTACCTGAACAACGGGCAGCCCAAGACCAGCAAAACAACGGGCTTTAAAATCAACTTCCTCACCGAG CTGAACACGACCAAGACTGTCGATGGGAAATCCACCTTCCTGCACATTCTTGCCAAATCCCTCAGCCAACActtcccagagctcctgggctTTGCCAAGGATCTTCCGACAGTGCCGCTCGCTGCCAAAG TGAACCAGAGGACACTGACAGCTGACCTGAAGGACCTGCACACCACGGTGAGTGACATCCAGAAGGCCTGTCACACCATGCCAGCCACCGCCGAGGACAGGTTTGCGATTGTCATGACC TCCTTCCTGGAGAGTGCCCAGCCTGCCATGCGCTCCCTGGACGACCTGCAGCACAAGGCCATGGAGGAGTTCAGTAAGGTGTTGTCCTTCTTTGGGGAAGACTCAAAAATGACAACTTCTGAAGCCTTCTTTGGCATTTTTGCAGAATTCATGAGCAAGTTTGAG CGGGCTCTCAGTGACGTGCAGGTGGGCGAGAGCCAGCGCAGCCCCAGGATGACCTCCCCCCTCGCCTGGTGA